Proteins found in one Sorghum bicolor cultivar BTx623 chromosome 1, Sorghum_bicolor_NCBIv3, whole genome shotgun sequence genomic segment:
- the LOC110431697 gene encoding uncharacterized protein LOC110431697 → MDAVESHDDYFVQKKNCTWTFELSYFQKVTTALRMITYEVSTDATDEYIRIGESTALESLRKFVAAVVELFEAEYLRHPTEADIARSLAVKEKRGSHNDINVLHQSPLFDNLAEGKAPKVHYTINGHDYKMGYLLADDIYPSWATLVKSISSPMGNKQKYFATTQEAARKDIERFFGVFQSKFAIIRQPGRIWDRETLVLIVRACVIMHHMIVKDERVVDPDERFSDVCENVQPSHGKPTRTLAEFIEAHNKKIRDKPTHFQLKEDLIEHL, encoded by the exons ATGGATGCAGTTGAATCACACGACGATTACTTCGTGCAAAAAAAGAATTGTACATGGACGTTTGAATTGAGTTACTTCCAAAAGGTCACTACCGCTCTTCGTATGATCACATATGAGGTTTCTACTGATGCTACAGATGAGTACATTCGCATTGGCGAAAGCACTGCACTTGAGAGCCTACGTAAGTTCGTTGCTGCAGTTGTAGAATTATTTGAAGCGGAATACCTGAGACATCCCACTGAGGCTGACATAGCACGCTCGCTGGCGGTCAAGGAGAAAAGAG GTTCTCATAACGATATCAACGTCCTTCACCAGTCTCCACTATTCGACAACCTAGCAGAAGGTAAAGCTCCAAAGGTGCACTATACCATTAATGGCCATGACTACAAGATGGGGTATTTGCTCGCCGATGATATTTACCCCTCATGGGCGACTTTAGTGAAGTCTATCTCTTCTCCTATGGGGAATAAGCAGAAATATTTTGCAACAACACAAGAAGCAGCGAGGAAGGATATTGAAAGGTTTTTTGGGGTGTTTCAATCTAAGTTTGCCATTATTCGTCAGCCAGGTCGCATTTGGGATAGGGAGACACTTGTATTGATAGTGAGGGCTTGTGTTATCATGCACCATATGATTGTTAAAGATGAAAGAGTTGTCGACCCTGATGAGCGGTTCTcggatgtttgtgaaaatgtgcAACCTTCTCATGGGAAGCCTACTCGCACACTAGCTGAATTTATTGAAGCCCATAATAAAAAGATCAGAGACAAGCCAACACACTTCCAGTTGAAAGAAGACCTCATCGAGCACCTATGA
- the LOC110431700 gene encoding uncharacterized protein LOC110431700 yields MDPVESHDDYFVQKKNCTGTFELSYFQKVTTALRMLTYEVSTDATDEYIRIGESTALESLRKFVAAVVELFEAEYLRHPTEADIARSLAVNEKRGSHNDINVLHRSPLFVNLAEGKAPKVHYTINGHDYKMGYLLADDIYPSWATLVKSISSPMGNKQKYFATTQEAARKDIERFFGVFQSKFAIIRQPGRIWDRETLVLIVRACVIMHNMIVKDERVVDPDERFSDVCENVQPSHGKPTRTLAEFIEAHNKKIRDKPTHFQLKEDLIENL; encoded by the exons ATGGATCCAGTTGAATCACACGACGATTACTTCGTGCAAAAAAAGAATTGTACAGGGACGTTTGAATTGAGTTACTTCCAAAAGGTCACTACCGCTCTTCGTATGCTCACATATGAGGTTTCTACTGATGCTACAGATGAGTACATTCGCATTGGCGAAAGCACTGCACTTGAGAGCCTACGTAAGTTCGTTGCTGCAGTTGTAGAATTATTTGAAGCGGAATACCTGAGACATCCCACTGAGGCTGACATAGCACGCTCGCTGGCGGTCAATGAGAAAAGAG GTTCTCATAACGATATCAACGTCCTTCACCGGTCTCCACTATTCGTCAACCTAGCAGAAGGTAAAGCTCCAAAGGTGCATTATACCATTAATGGCCATGACTACAAGATGGGGTATTTGCTCGCCGATGATATTTACCCCTCATGGGCGACTTTAGTGAAGTCTATCTCTTCTCCTATGGGGAATAAGCAGAAATATTTTGCAACAACACAAGAAGCAGCGAGGAAGGATATTGAAAGGTTTTTTGGGGTGTTTCAATCTAAGTTTGCCATTATTCGTCAGCCAGGTCGCATTTGGGATAGGGAGACACTTGTATTGATCGTGAGGGCTTGTGTTATCATGCACAATATGATTGTTAAAGATGAAAGAGTTGTCGACCCTGATGAGCGGTTCTcggatgtttgtgaaaatgtgcAACCTTCTCATGGGAAGCCTACTCGCACACTAGCTGAATTTATTGAAGCCCATAATAAAAAGATCAGAGACAAGCCAACACACTTCCAGTTGAAAGAAGACCTCATCGAGAACCTATGA